The Paenibacillus dendritiformis region CGGCGAAATCGGGCATATTACGATTATCCCGGACGGACTGCCTTGTTATTGCGGGCAAAAAGGCTGTCTGGAAGCTTATTGTTCCGCATCCTTATTGTCCGATGCGGCGGAGGGAAGTTTAGCTCAATTTTTTGAACAGGTCAAGCAAGGGGATCCGGAGAAGCTGAAGTTGTGGGAGAAATATTTGCGGCATCTGTCGATCGCGATTAACAATATTCGCATGCTATTTGACTGTGATATTATCCTGGGCGGTTATGTTGGTGCGTACATGGAGGAGCATATCGATACATTGAAAAAGCTGGTCGCCGCAAGAAATACGTTTGAAGATCATGCTGACTTTCTGCGCATATGCAACTATAAAACGGAAGCGATCGCGGCCGGGGCGGCTCTGCCGTTTATCGATCAGTTTATCAATCAAATCTAAAATAAACGAAGCTTGCATCATGACGCATGGGGTTAGGCAGGAGGAATCATCAGTTCCTTTTCCGTCAGCTCCATGCGTTTTTTTGTACTGTATCTTTTTACATATTGACAAGGCAGCCGAGAGGGGCTATTCTTACGTTAAGTAGTTTTATAAAACACTTTAATAAAACGTATTTATTATCGAAGGGTGGATGCATAATGAATCAACTGTCCTCTAGCTTGGAAGCCTCGAAGAGAAATGTGCCGGCAACGATGAAAGCGCTTGTAGCGTATGGGAAAAATGATTATCGCTTTGAAGCGAACTACCCTACGCCCGAATGCGGTCCGGACGATATCATCATTCAAACCGAGGCATGCGGCATTTGTGCAGGGGATTTGAAATGTCTGCATGGAGCAGCCATGTTCTGGGGCGACGAGACGCAACCGGAATGGGTCAAGCCTCCCTTTATTCCCGGCCATGAATTTCTGGGAACGATTGTGGAAGTTGGAGAAAATGTAACCGATTTCGCAGTAGGCGATCGGGTCACGGCGGATCAGATTGTGCCATGCCGGGAATGCAGATTTTGCAAGCAAGGCGACTATTGGATGTGCCAGCCCCATAATATTTTCGGGTTCCAAGGGGAGAACAACGGTGGAATGGCTGAATATGTCCGCTATCCGAAGACGGCTGTCGTTCACAAAGTGCCTGCCGATATGGACCTGGCGTCTGCGTTATTGATTGAGCCTTATGCTTGCTCGAAGCATGCGGTCGATCGGGCGCAAATCGGGTGCGAGGATATCGTTGTCATTTCCGGGGCAGGTCCGCTTGGCTTAGGAATGATTACGTATGCGCGCATGAAAAATCCGAAAACATTGATTGTGCTGGACTTGATTGAAAATCGGCTTGAAAAAGCGAAGGAGTTTGGCGCCGATATCGTTTTGAATCCGAAAGAAACGGATGTTGTCCAAACGATTATGGATATGACGGACGGATATGGTTGCGACATTTATATCGAGGCGACCGGGCATCCTTCCAGCGTGACGCAAGGATTAAGCATGATAAGAAAGCTTGGCCGCTTCGTGGAGTTCAGCGTGTTCGGCGAGCCTACGACCGTCGATTGGTCCATCATTGGCGACCGCAAAGAATTGGATGTATTGGGAGCTCATTTAAGTCCATATTGCTTCCCGTTCGTCATTGAAAATATGGCAAACGGCAATCTGAAAACGAACGGCATCGTTACCCGCAAGTTTCCGATCGAGCAATGGGAAGAAGCATTCGAATACGCGTCCGGCAAGCATGGCGATTTCAAGGTGGCAATCACGTTCTGACGAAGGGTGAATTAGGATGGAAAAATATGTGGTAGGAATCGATTTCGGCACATTGAGCGCCCGCACGATACTCGTGAATGCGGCCACAGGCGAGATTCGGGCCGTTGCCGAGATGGAGTATCCCCATGGCGTGATGGAACAAACCTTGCCTGATGGGGTAACGAGGCTGGGACCGGATTGGGCGCTGCAGCATCCGTTGGACTATATCGAGTGCGCTTCCAAAACGCTGGCGGAGATTTTGACAACGACTGGCGTCGACCCGCAGCAGATTATCGGGGTGGGAACCGATTTTACGGAATGTACGATGCTGCCTGTCAAATCGGATGGAACGCCTCTATGCGTGCTGGATGCCTATAAGAGGAATCCGCATGCTTATGTGAAGCTGTGGAAGCATCATGCGGCTGCGGAGGAGGCCAACAGGCTGAATGAGATCGCAGCATCGCGGGGCGAAGCCTTTCTAGACTATTACGGCGGTAAAATATCGTCGGAGTGGATGTTTCCAAAAATATGGCAAATCTTAAATGAAGCGCCTGAAATTTACGAAGCTGCCGATCGATTTATGGAGCTGGCCGATTGGATCACGCTTCAGCTTACGGGCGAAGAAAAACGAAACAGCTGCACCGCAGGATATAAGGCAATATGGCATAAGCAGCACGGCTATCCTTCGAAAGCCTTTTTCAAAGCGCTCGATCCAAGACTGGAACATGTCGTTGATGACAAAATGGCGCGAACCATCTATCCGGTTGGCACCAAGGCAGGGACCATCACCGAGGACAGCGCTACATGGACCGGCTTGGCGCCAGGCACTGCCGTAGCTGTAGGGATAGGCGACGCTCATTCCGCCGTCATCGGCTGCGGGATTACGACTCCAGATATTTTGCTGATGGTGATGGGGACATCCGGCTGCGATATGTTGGTCAGCGAGACGGCGGTGAAGGTGCCAGGCATCAGCGGTCTTTGCGAGGACGGCATTTTGCCGGGGTTCTATGGCTATGAAGCCGGACAGTCCTGTCTGGGCGATCATTTCTCCTGGTTCGCCAACCATTGCGTGCCGGAGCGAGTGGAGCTTGAGGCGAGAGCGGCGAACAAAAAAGTGCTTGGGCTCCTGAATGAGAAAGCGGCGCAAATCAAGCCGGGAGCCAGCGGCTTACTCGCTCTCGATTGGTGGAACGGGAACCGTTCCGTGCTGGTCGATGCCGATCTGACAGGCTCCATGTTCGGAATGACGACCGCAACCACGGCGGAAGAAATGTACAAGGCGCTTGTCGAAGCTGTCGCTTTTGGCAAACGCATGATTATTGAGAACTTCGTGCAGCATGGCGTTCCGATACGGCAAATCGTGGCGACGGGCGGCATTGCGGAAAAAAGCCCGTTCATTATGCAGACCTTCGCGGATATTATCGGTATGCCGATTGATGTCGCGGCGACCCAACAAGGGACGGCGATGGGAGCGGCGATGCTGGGAGCGGTGGCGGCCGGCAGCCAAAATGGTGGCTATGACTCCATCCAGCAGGCCGGACAAGCCATGGGCGGAGGCATCAAAAAGACGTATGTGCCGAACGGCGATCATCGGGACATTTATAATCAGCTCTATGCCCAGTATGTGGAGCTGCACGACTACTTTGGCCGCAATGAAAACAGTCCAATCAAACGATTGAAAGCGATTAAATTGGAAGTCGCGAGGGGAAATGCGGGCAAGCCTTGAATATCGGAAAAAGATGCAGCACGAGCAATAAGAAAATGATAATAGGAAAGAAGTGATGCACTTGAAGGGGTCGAATTTTCTGGACAAAGTAGGCATTCCTGCATCCCTTGCCTGGGGCTATCTTGGCGTTCTTATTTTTATGATGGGGGATGGACTGGAGCAAGGCTGGTTAAGTCCTTATCTGGTGGAGCAGGGGCTTAGCGTACAGCAATCAGGCATTTTATTTACGGTATACGGGGTTACGATTGCATTGTCTTCTTTCCTGTCCGGCTTGTTCGTTGATGCGATGGGGCCGAAAAAAGCGATGCTGACCGGCTTAATCCTGTATATACTCGGCTCCGTCGGTTTTATTGGATTAGGGATTACTCAACTTTCTTTTGCGACGATGCTGCCGACGTATGCGTTTAAAGGTCTCGGTTATCCTTTGTTTGCTTACTCTTTTCTCGTGTGGATTGCTTATCAGACGCCGCAAAAAAAGCTGGGAACGGCTGTCGGCTGGTTCTGGTTCGTTTTTACCGGAGGCATGAATGTGCTTGGCGCGTATTATTCCACCTGGGCGCTGAAGCATTTGGGGCATATCAATACGTTGTGGAGCGCGCTTGTATGGGTATTGCTCGGGGCGCTATTCGCGCTTGTCATCAACCGTGGCGGCAAGATCGATAAGGCCAAAGCGGAACAGCACGGAAGTAAATTGAAAGAGATCGTCACAGGCTTGGCGATTGTCAAAAAAGAACCCAAAATTGTGTTGGTCGGCCTCGTCCGAATGATTAATACGGCAGCGCAATTCGGCTTCCCTGTGTACATGCCCCTCTACATGGAAAGCCAAGGAATCAGCATTTCGTCCTGGCTCCATCTGTGGGCGATGATTTTCATTGGCAACATTGCGTTCAACCTCATATTCGGCATTGTTGGCGACAAGTTCGGCTGGAGAAATACGGTGATGTGGTTCGGTTGCGCAGGTTCGGCGTTCTTTACGATATTGCTGTTTTATGTTCCTCAGCTTGCAGCCGGCAACGTCATGCTGACGCAAGTTAT contains the following coding sequences:
- a CDS encoding erythritol/L-threitol dehydrogenase, encoding MNQLSSSLEASKRNVPATMKALVAYGKNDYRFEANYPTPECGPDDIIIQTEACGICAGDLKCLHGAAMFWGDETQPEWVKPPFIPGHEFLGTIVEVGENVTDFAVGDRVTADQIVPCRECRFCKQGDYWMCQPHNIFGFQGENNGGMAEYVRYPKTAVVHKVPADMDLASALLIEPYACSKHAVDRAQIGCEDIVVISGAGPLGLGMITYARMKNPKTLIVLDLIENRLEKAKEFGADIVLNPKETDVVQTIMDMTDGYGCDIYIEATGHPSSVTQGLSMIRKLGRFVEFSVFGEPTTVDWSIIGDRKELDVLGAHLSPYCFPFVIENMANGNLKTNGIVTRKFPIEQWEEAFEYASGKHGDFKVAITF
- a CDS encoding ribulokinase, which produces MEKYVVGIDFGTLSARTILVNAATGEIRAVAEMEYPHGVMEQTLPDGVTRLGPDWALQHPLDYIECASKTLAEILTTTGVDPQQIIGVGTDFTECTMLPVKSDGTPLCVLDAYKRNPHAYVKLWKHHAAAEEANRLNEIAASRGEAFLDYYGGKISSEWMFPKIWQILNEAPEIYEAADRFMELADWITLQLTGEEKRNSCTAGYKAIWHKQHGYPSKAFFKALDPRLEHVVDDKMARTIYPVGTKAGTITEDSATWTGLAPGTAVAVGIGDAHSAVIGCGITTPDILLMVMGTSGCDMLVSETAVKVPGISGLCEDGILPGFYGYEAGQSCLGDHFSWFANHCVPERVELEARAANKKVLGLLNEKAAQIKPGASGLLALDWWNGNRSVLVDADLTGSMFGMTTATTAEEMYKALVEAVAFGKRMIIENFVQHGVPIRQIVATGGIAEKSPFIMQTFADIIGMPIDVAATQQGTAMGAAMLGAVAAGSQNGGYDSIQQAGQAMGGGIKKTYVPNGDHRDIYNQLYAQYVELHDYFGRNENSPIKRLKAIKLEVARGNAGKP
- a CDS encoding MFS transporter; translated protein: MHLKGSNFLDKVGIPASLAWGYLGVLIFMMGDGLEQGWLSPYLVEQGLSVQQSGILFTVYGVTIALSSFLSGLFVDAMGPKKAMLTGLILYILGSVGFIGLGITQLSFATMLPTYAFKGLGYPLFAYSFLVWIAYQTPQKKLGTAVGWFWFVFTGGMNVLGAYYSTWALKHLGHINTLWSALVWVLLGALFALVINRGGKIDKAKAEQHGSKLKEIVTGLAIVKKEPKIVLVGLVRMINTAAQFGFPVYMPLYMESQGISISSWLHLWAMIFIGNIAFNLIFGIVGDKFGWRNTVMWFGCAGSAFFTILLFYVPQLAAGNVMLTQVIGILWGGCLAGFVPLSAIAPSLVKGEKGAAMSILNLGAGLSAFVGPALVALFIGSLGYAGVTWLFAGLFIAAGIMMIFVTLPDEKKTKTDPNLNSEMASAT